One segment of Megachile rotundata isolate GNS110a chromosome 4, iyMegRotu1, whole genome shotgun sequence DNA contains the following:
- the Surf4 gene encoding surfeit locus protein 4 isoform X2: protein MWFQWSEQKEFMNNAWNCGTFLATMFVLINLIGQLGGCVMVIGRWKVSIACGVLFFIVVLQTLAYNILWDVTFLFRNLALIGALLLVLAESRVEGRSLFAGVPSLGDNKPKNLLQLAGRILLAFMFTTLIRFEISFLQIMQDILGSILMVLVTIGYKTKLSALLLVLLLSALNLYHNAWWSIPEYKALRDFLKYDFFQTLSVIGGLLMIVSLGPGGVSMDEHKKEW, encoded by the exons ATGTGGTTTCAATGGTCAGAGCAAAAAGAATTTATGAACAATGCCTGGAATTGCGGTACATTTTTAGCTACAATGTTTGTCTTGATAAATTTAATTGGGCAGCTCGGTGGTTGTGTCATGGTTATTGGAAGATGGAAAGTCAGCATTGCTTGCGGCGTCCTATTCTTCATAGTGGTCTTGCAGACATTAGCTTACAACATTTTATGGGATGTAACATTcctgtttagaaatttagcattGATAGGAGCACTTCTTTTGGTTTTGGCTGAATCAAGAGTAGAAGGAAGATCATTATTTGCCGGTGTACCAAGTCTTGGAGATAATAAGcctaaaaatttattacaactgGCTGGCAGAATTTTATTGGCATTTATGTTTACTACGTTAATTCGTTTTGAAATATCGTTCCTTCAAATCATGCAGGATATTCTTGGAAGTATTTTAATGGTATTAGTAACTATTGGATACAAGACAAAACTCAGTGCACTATTACTTGTCTTGTTATTATCTGCTCTTAATCTTTACCATAATGCATGGTGGAGCATTCCAGAATATAAAGCACTTAGAGATTTTCTTAAATATGATTTCTTTCAG ACATTGTCAGTAATTGGTGGCCTTCTAATGATAGTCTCTTTAGGTCCTGGAGGTGTTTCCATGGATGAACATAAAAAAGAATGGTAG
- the Surf4 gene encoding surfeit locus protein 4 isoform X1 produces MLISQEVISKAEEIADQVIRNGKHILPTLARLCLIATFLEDGLRMWFQWSEQKEFMNNAWNCGTFLATMFVLINLIGQLGGCVMVIGRWKVSIACGVLFFIVVLQTLAYNILWDVTFLFRNLALIGALLLVLAESRVEGRSLFAGVPSLGDNKPKNLLQLAGRILLAFMFTTLIRFEISFLQIMQDILGSILMVLVTIGYKTKLSALLLVLLLSALNLYHNAWWSIPEYKALRDFLKYDFFQTLSVIGGLLMIVSLGPGGVSMDEHKKEW; encoded by the exons GTAATCCGTAATGGAAAGCACATATTACCAACACTTGCAAGACTTTGCCTTATAGCCACGTTTCTGGAAGATGGGCTAAGAATGTGGTTTCAATGGTCAGAGCAAAAAGAATTTATGAACAATGCCTGGAATTGCGGTACATTTTTAGCTACAATGTTTGTCTTGATAAATTTAATTGGGCAGCTCGGTGGTTGTGTCATGGTTATTGGAAGATGGAAAGTCAGCATTGCTTGCGGCGTCCTATTCTTCATAGTGGTCTTGCAGACATTAGCTTACAACATTTTATGGGATGTAACATTcctgtttagaaatttagcattGATAGGAGCACTTCTTTTGGTTTTGGCTGAATCAAGAGTAGAAGGAAGATCATTATTTGCCGGTGTACCAAGTCTTGGAGATAATAAGcctaaaaatttattacaactgGCTGGCAGAATTTTATTGGCATTTATGTTTACTACGTTAATTCGTTTTGAAATATCGTTCCTTCAAATCATGCAGGATATTCTTGGAAGTATTTTAATGGTATTAGTAACTATTGGATACAAGACAAAACTCAGTGCACTATTACTTGTCTTGTTATTATCTGCTCTTAATCTTTACCATAATGCATGGTGGAGCATTCCAGAATATAAAGCACTTAGAGATTTTCTTAAATATGATTTCTTTCAG ACATTGTCAGTAATTGGTGGCCTTCTAATGATAGTCTCTTTAGGTCCTGGAGGTGTTTCCATGGATGAACATAAAAAAGAATGGTAG